A window of the Acidovorax sp. YS12 genome harbors these coding sequences:
- the smc gene encoding chromosome segregation protein SMC: MRLQSIKLSGFKSFAEPTNFMLPGQLVGVVGPNGCGKSNIMDAVRWVLGESKASELRGESMQDVIFNGTTSRKPASRASVELTFDNSDHRAGGQWSQFGEIAVKRVLTRDGNSSYYINNQPVRRRDVQDVFLGTGLGPRAYAIIGQGTISRIIESRPEELRLFLEEAAGVSKYKERRRETENRLSDTRENLTRVEDILRELNANLDRLEKQAEVAARYHGLQQDVTLKQHQLWFLKRADAEEEQNRVRTEGLQAVNDLEARMAELRHVEADLEAIRQAHYAAGDAVNQAQGQLYEATAEVGKLEAEIRYVVEGRQRVEQRLAQLAEQAAQWATRREEAAAEMENLEGAGMDAEEQAEILAAQVEEQAARLPDLEDALRQAQSRAAAQRAAVVQVQQQIQVLAAEQRSIDEQRRQQEARHERLRADRSALAVPDEARLADLQEQLANAQEGAEMAEAVLFELQESVPQLDEDRRARQQAVNQESARQADLSARMEALKALQEKVKVSGKLQPWLAQHGLDGLPGLWSRIHVEQGWENALEAALRERMGALEVGRLESVRGFLGSGGHGAPPARLAFYSLPPGDGTAEPPASWQRLSALLRVSDGGLRALLVQWLHGCYTAATLDEALAQRASLQPGETIYVPSGHAVGPHSVGFYAQDSEQAGLLARAQEIEHLDKELRAQALICDEARTALVRAESQYADAAQRLVAARREASEAQAQAHALQVETLRLAQQAEQMRARSQQIDGDLAEVTAQLDDLQERSVAAEARFEELDMQLADSQEHEAQLGDAVIEAERRLGECREQQRALERQAQEATFSQRSLQARRAELSRTIETAQQQARALQDEEQRAREEQSRLSAAAAQGGLEDALALKLAREKALGECRSQYDGLTAQLRASDERRMQAERTLDPLRQRITEFQLKEQAARLGLEQYSQLLADAQADLAAVAQSIAEGNVRLHGLQGEIDRLHREIQALGAVNLAALDELTLARERKTFLDAQTEDLTLAMNTLEAAIQKIDAETRELLSGTFETVNGHFGRMFPELFGGGQARLIMTGDEILDAGVQVMAQPPGKKNQTIHLLSGGEKALTAIALVFAIFQLNPAPFCLLDEVDAPLDDANTERYAKLVSAMSRGTQFLFISHNKIAMEMAQQLIGVTMQEQGVSRIVAVDMESALSMAEL, translated from the coding sequence GTGCGTCTCCAGTCCATCAAGCTCTCCGGCTTCAAGTCCTTCGCCGAGCCCACCAACTTCATGCTGCCCGGGCAGCTGGTGGGCGTGGTGGGGCCGAACGGCTGCGGCAAGTCCAACATCATGGACGCCGTGCGTTGGGTTCTGGGCGAGAGCAAGGCCAGCGAGCTGCGCGGCGAGAGCATGCAGGACGTGATCTTCAACGGCACCACCAGCCGCAAGCCCGCCAGCCGCGCCAGCGTGGAACTCACGTTCGACAACAGCGACCACCGCGCGGGCGGGCAGTGGAGCCAGTTCGGCGAGATCGCCGTCAAGCGCGTGCTCACGCGCGACGGCAACAGCAGCTACTACATCAACAACCAGCCGGTGCGCCGCCGCGACGTGCAGGACGTGTTCCTGGGCACGGGCCTCGGCCCGCGCGCCTACGCCATCATCGGCCAGGGCACCATCAGCCGCATCATCGAAAGCCGCCCCGAGGAACTGCGCCTGTTCCTGGAGGAAGCGGCCGGCGTCTCCAAGTACAAGGAGCGCCGCCGCGAGACGGAAAACCGCCTGTCCGACACGCGCGAGAACCTCACGCGCGTCGAAGACATCCTGCGCGAGCTGAACGCCAACCTGGATCGGCTCGAAAAACAGGCCGAGGTGGCCGCGCGCTACCACGGCCTGCAGCAGGACGTGACGCTCAAGCAGCACCAGCTCTGGTTCCTCAAGCGCGCCGATGCCGAGGAGGAACAGAACCGCGTGCGCACCGAGGGCCTGCAGGCCGTGAACGACCTGGAAGCGCGCATGGCCGAGCTGCGCCACGTCGAGGCCGATCTGGAGGCCATCCGCCAGGCCCACTACGCCGCGGGCGATGCCGTGAACCAGGCCCAGGGCCAGCTCTATGAGGCCACGGCCGAGGTCGGCAAGCTCGAAGCCGAGATCCGCTACGTGGTCGAAGGCCGCCAACGCGTGGAGCAGCGCCTGGCACAACTGGCCGAGCAGGCCGCGCAGTGGGCCACGCGCCGCGAGGAAGCCGCCGCCGAGATGGAAAACCTCGAAGGGGCGGGCATGGACGCCGAAGAGCAGGCCGAGATCCTTGCCGCGCAGGTGGAGGAACAGGCCGCGCGCCTGCCCGACCTGGAGGACGCGCTGCGCCAGGCGCAGTCGCGCGCCGCCGCGCAGCGCGCCGCCGTGGTGCAGGTGCAGCAGCAGATCCAGGTGCTGGCCGCCGAGCAGCGCAGCATCGACGAGCAGCGCCGCCAGCAGGAGGCGCGCCACGAGCGCCTGCGCGCCGACCGCAGCGCCCTGGCCGTGCCCGACGAGGCCCGCCTGGCCGATCTGCAGGAGCAGCTTGCCAATGCGCAGGAAGGCGCAGAAATGGCCGAGGCCGTGCTGTTCGAGCTGCAGGAATCCGTGCCCCAGCTCGACGAGGACCGCCGCGCGCGCCAGCAGGCCGTGAACCAGGAGAGCGCGCGCCAGGCCGACCTGTCCGCGCGCATGGAGGCGCTGAAGGCGCTGCAGGAAAAAGTGAAGGTCTCCGGCAAGCTCCAGCCCTGGCTGGCGCAGCACGGGCTGGACGGGCTGCCGGGCCTGTGGAGCCGCATCCACGTCGAGCAGGGCTGGGAGAACGCGCTCGAAGCCGCGCTGCGCGAGCGCATGGGCGCGCTCGAAGTCGGGCGGCTGGAGAGCGTGCGCGGGTTTCTCGGCAGTGGCGGGCACGGCGCGCCGCCCGCGCGCCTGGCCTTCTACAGCCTGCCGCCTGGCGACGGCACCGCAGAGCCGCCCGCATCGTGGCAACGCCTGTCGGCCCTGCTGCGCGTGAGCGACGGCGGCCTGCGGGCGCTGCTGGTGCAGTGGCTGCACGGCTGCTACACCGCCGCCACGCTGGATGAAGCGCTGGCCCAGCGCGCCAGCCTGCAGCCGGGCGAAACCATCTACGTGCCCAGCGGCCACGCCGTCGGGCCGCACAGCGTGGGCTTTTACGCGCAGGATTCCGAGCAGGCCGGGCTGCTGGCGCGCGCGCAGGAGATCGAGCACCTGGACAAGGAGCTGCGCGCCCAGGCGCTGATCTGCGACGAGGCGCGTACCGCGCTGGTGCGCGCCGAGAGCCAGTACGCCGACGCCGCGCAGCGCCTGGTGGCCGCGCGCCGCGAGGCCAGCGAGGCGCAGGCCCAGGCGCACGCCCTGCAGGTCGAAACCCTGCGCCTGGCGCAGCAGGCCGAGCAGATGCGCGCGCGCAGCCAGCAGATCGACGGCGACCTGGCCGAAGTCACGGCGCAGCTCGACGACCTGCAGGAGCGCAGCGTGGCCGCCGAGGCGCGCTTCGAGGAACTCGACATGCAGCTCGCCGACAGCCAGGAGCACGAGGCGCAATTGGGCGATGCCGTGATCGAGGCCGAGCGCCGGCTCGGCGAATGCCGCGAGCAGCAGCGCGCGCTGGAGCGCCAGGCGCAGGAGGCCACGTTCTCGCAGCGCAGCCTGCAGGCGCGCCGCGCCGAGCTGTCGCGCACCATCGAGACGGCGCAGCAGCAGGCGCGCGCCCTGCAGGATGAGGAGCAGCGCGCGCGCGAGGAGCAGTCGCGCCTGTCCGCGGCCGCCGCGCAGGGCGGCCTGGAAGACGCGCTGGCGCTGAAGCTGGCGCGCGAGAAGGCGCTGGGCGAATGCCGCAGCCAGTACGACGGCCTGACGGCGCAGCTGCGCGCCAGCGACGAACGGCGCATGCAGGCCGAGCGCACGCTGGACCCGCTGCGCCAGCGCATCACCGAATTCCAGCTCAAGGAGCAGGCCGCGCGCCTGGGCCTGGAGCAGTACAGCCAGTTGCTGGCCGACGCGCAGGCCGACCTGGCGGCAGTGGCGCAGTCCATCGCCGAGGGCAACGTGCGCCTGCACGGCCTGCAGGGCGAGATCGACCGGCTGCACCGCGAGATCCAGGCGCTGGGCGCGGTCAACCTCGCGGCGCTCGACGAACTCACGCTGGCGCGCGAGCGCAAGACCTTCCTCGACGCGCAGACCGAAGACCTGACGCTGGCCATGAACACGCTGGAGGCGGCGATCCAGAAGATCGACGCCGAGACGCGCGAGCTGCTCTCGGGCACCTTCGAGACCGTCAACGGCCACTTCGGCCGCATGTTCCCCGAGCTGTTCGGCGGCGGGCAGGCGCGGCTCATCATGACGGGCGACGAAATCCTTGACGCTGGCGTGCAGGTCATGGCCCAGCCGCCGGGCAAGAAGAACCAGACCATCCACCTGCTCTCGGGCGGCGAGAAGGCACTCACCGCCATCGCGCTGGTGTTCGCCATCTTCCAGCTCAACCCGGCGCCGTTCTGCCTGCTCGACGAGGTGGACGCGCCGCTGGACGACGCCAACACCGAGCGCTACGCCAAGCTGGTGTCGGCCATGAGCCGCGGCACGCAGTTCCTGTTCATCAGCCACAACAAGATCGCCATGGAAATGGCCCAGCAGCTCATCGGCGTGACCATGCAGGAGCAGGGCGTGTCGCGCATCGTGGCGGTGGACATGGAGTCGGCCCTTTCCATGGCGGAGCTATGA
- a CDS encoding cell division protein FtsZ has translation MSTLQLSLAIIGGIVLAVVVAYNAWNNHRNTPRRAQPESREGRDGHAPALAPEPALRQEPSFDGAVAPAPMALDEPGLDGADAEVLAQQHVPTVDAHDALHIPAPAPAHERRLQLDPLIDAMASLLVESLVSGDAALAAVPPTRRAGSKPFGIEGFNATTKLWEPPQPGQRYMAFQAGVQLANRTGALSQIEFSEFVGKAQAFCDAVNAAPEFPDMPHEIARARELDQFASEHDAQLSFVLRARQAAWSPGYVQQCAARLGFVPGPIAGRLVLPSSTPGQAPLLHLACDQHAALSDDPDQAAVRDLALSLDVPQVPRGEQPFARLREVATALCQAMDGVLCDQDGNPLPAMAMDAIAADLEQLYDVLDQRELSAGSALARRLFS, from the coding sequence ATGAGTACCTTGCAACTCAGCCTGGCCATCATCGGCGGCATCGTGCTGGCGGTCGTCGTGGCCTACAACGCCTGGAACAACCACCGCAACACGCCCCGGCGCGCGCAGCCTGAAAGCCGCGAGGGCCGGGACGGGCATGCGCCGGCGCTAGCGCCCGAGCCGGCGCTGCGCCAGGAGCCGTCGTTCGACGGCGCCGTGGCGCCCGCGCCCATGGCGCTGGACGAGCCGGGCCTGGATGGCGCCGATGCCGAGGTGCTGGCGCAGCAGCACGTGCCGACGGTGGACGCGCACGATGCGCTGCACATTCCCGCTCCGGCGCCGGCGCACGAGCGCCGCCTGCAGCTCGACCCGCTGATCGACGCCATGGCTTCGCTGCTGGTCGAGAGCCTGGTCTCGGGCGACGCCGCGCTGGCCGCCGTGCCGCCCACGCGCCGCGCGGGCAGCAAGCCCTTCGGCATCGAGGGCTTCAACGCCACCACCAAGCTGTGGGAGCCGCCGCAGCCGGGCCAGCGCTACATGGCCTTTCAGGCCGGGGTGCAGCTGGCCAACCGCACGGGCGCGCTGAGCCAGATCGAGTTCTCCGAATTCGTCGGCAAGGCCCAGGCCTTCTGCGACGCGGTGAATGCCGCGCCCGAGTTCCCCGACATGCCGCACGAGATCGCCCGCGCGCGCGAGCTGGACCAGTTCGCCAGCGAGCACGACGCGCAACTGTCCTTCGTGCTGCGCGCGCGCCAGGCCGCCTGGAGCCCGGGCTACGTGCAGCAGTGCGCCGCGCGCCTGGGCTTCGTGCCCGGCCCCATCGCCGGGCGCCTGGTGCTGCCCAGCTCCACCCCCGGCCAGGCGCCGCTGCTGCACCTGGCCTGCGACCAGCACGCCGCCCTGTCCGACGACCCGGACCAGGCCGCCGTGCGCGACCTGGCGTTGAGCCTGGACGTGCCCCAGGTGCCACGCGGCGAGCAGCCCTTCGCGCGCCTGCGCGAAGTGGCCACGGCGCTGTGCCAGGCCATGGACGGCGTGCTGTGCGACCAGGATGGCAACCCGCTGCCCGCCATGGCCATGGACGCCATCGCCGCCGACCTGGAGCAGCTCTACGACGTGCTCGACCAGCGCGAGCTGTCCGCCGGCTCGGCGCTGGCGCGGCGGCTGTTCAGCTGA